From a single Helicoverpa armigera isolate CAAS_96S chromosome 7, ASM3070526v1, whole genome shotgun sequence genomic region:
- the LOC110378460 gene encoding toll-like receptor 7 → MFQLLTLLLVTLGVNAAYAPRGVDNCSRLSKGDEGTLCRVRTLDADGSSLASASSENTKRLSVECNQLLLFESYLEANYFQRFSTLAELSLENCKLLRIPGNAFEGLRELKKLSVRSKNYDWSPNKNLELSLGTFNGLRELQTLDLGENNLKAIPQDVFCPLDNLQVLNVTHNKIKSVDRLGFGKSCGSGLRSLDLSHNELKTLSEESEITGLKRLQELRLQHNNITDISGETFNGLISLRILNISYNNLQFIPEGTFASTKELREVYLNNNLLFELARGVFHRLEQLLVLDLSNNQLSSAHIDGGTFIGLIRLVILNLSNNALTRIDGKTFKDLFFLQILDLRNNSIGYIEENTFLPLYNLHTLNLAENRLHTIDEFLFNGLFVLSKLNLNNNLLINIDLKAFKNCSDLKELDLSSNQLTEVPSAIWELSLLKTLDLGENQILDIKNGSFKNLDQLTGLRLIDNQIGNLTVGMFFDLPSLQVLNLAKNKVQAVERGTFVNNKQLEAIRLDGNFISDINGVFSTLLSLLWLNLSENHLVWFDYAFIPINLKWLDVHGNFIEHLGNYYKLQDEIHIKTLDVSHNRIAEISPMAIPNSVELLFINNNHINSIQVNTFMEKRNLTRVDIYANEISHLDINSLRLSPVPLNKSLPEFYIGGNPFNCDCSMEWLPLINNMTAMRQHPRIMDLENVLCKMTHTRGVTHVPLSNLKSTDFLCTYETHCFTLCRCCDYVACDCQMTCPNNCSCYHDPTWNKNVVDCSSQRAIEIPEKIPMDATEVYLDGNDFKELQNYAFIGRKNMRSLYVNSSEVENIQNRTFAGLSSLITLHLGNNKLKHLNGYEFEHLTQLNELYLQDNFISHIANSTFLTLNSLKILRIDGNRLVDFNVWSLNMNRNLNALTLGNNMWSCKCRYLQKFTSYISDNVPKIVDITDVWCWNTDPKSTQKKELNLNGTICSDYYAGDSVIDNMLVSNYMPMMVTTLSGFMLIMLVILVIFLFRDTIRIWLYTSCGIRLFPFTGAYDDTDKLYDAYVCYSPKDDDFVIQTLAAELENGNPSYHLCLHYRDIPQHNVAYMQCTLPLPEAAEASKRIIIVLTRNFIETEWSRFEFRQALYEILKPRIYTLVIIEESSILPEAECDPDLRPYLKTSSRIRWGQNKFWEKLRYAMPDQKYKSKSSTYRNNINSYTMRSGMQNGTMRSFSFTEKMRGSADGVSTTPEFVETRPQQVQTGSYGPDGRPPSDHIYSSIDSDYSSLELGANNPNRRREFRHWPPPPPLIDTQSSGQAYLV, encoded by the coding sequence ATGTTTCAATTGCTGACTCTTTTGTTAGTGACTTTGGGTGTTAATGCGGCTTATGCTCCGAGAGGTGTGGATAACTGCAGTCGCCTGTCCAAAGGTGACGAGGGCACATTGTGCCGGGTGCGGACGTTAGATGCCGATGGATCTAGTTTGGCATCTGCATCTTCCGAGAACACCAAGCGTCTTTCAGTAGAATGCAACCAGCTGCTTCTGTTCGAAAGTTATCTGGAAGCAAACTATTTCCAAAGATTTTCAACGCTTGCTGAACTATCACTTGAGaactgcaaacttttgaggATACCGGGCAACGCGTTCGAGGGCTTACGCGAACTGAAAAAGTTGTCGGTGCGATCTAAAAACTACGATTGGAGCCCGAATAAAAACTTGGAACTCTCACTCGGAACTTTCAACGGTTTGCGGGAACTGCAAACACTCGATCTGGGTGAAAACAATTTGAAGGCGATACCGCAAGATGTCTTCTGCCCGTTGGACAATTTACAAGTGTTAAATGTTACTCATAATAAGATCAAAAGTGTCGACCGACTCGGCTTTGGGAAAAGCTGTGGCTCTGGTCTGCGAAGCCTAGATTTAAGCCACAATGAACTCAAGACGCTCTCCGAGGAATCGGAAATTACAGGATTAAAACGTCTCCAGGAATTAAGACTCCAACACAATAATATCACTGATATTTCAGGTGAAACATTCAATGGGCTTATTTCGCTCCGAATACTCAATATTTCTTATAATAACCTACAGTTTATACCAGAAGGTACGTTCGCGAGCACGAAGGAGTTGCGAGAggtatatttgaataataacttGTTATTTGAACTAGCCAGAGGCGTGTTCCACCGATTAGAACAGTTGCTTGTCTTAGATTTATCGAATAATCAGCTCTCGAGCGCTCACATAGACGGTGGTACATTTATTGGCCTTATACGCTTAGTCATTCTGAATTTATCTAATAATGCGTTGACGAGGATAGATGGCAAGACATTCAAGGACTTGTTCTTCCTGCAAATATTAGATCTAAGAAATAATTCTATAGGTTACATTGAAGAGAATACTTTCCTTCCATTGTATAATTTGCATACATTGAATTTAGCTGAAAACCGCTTACATACCATAGACGAGTTCCTATTTAATGGATTGTTTGTACTTagcaaattaaatttaaacaataacttacttataaatatagatCTGAAGGCATTTAAAAATTGTTCGGACCTTAAAGAATTAGATTTGAGTTCAAACCAGTTAACGGAGGTCCCATCAGCAATTTGGGAGTtatctttattaaaaactttggaCCTCGGTGAGAATCAAATATTAGATATCAAGAACGGCTCCTTCAAAAACTTAGACCAATTAACCGGTTTAAGACTAATCGACAATCAAATCGGAAACCTTACAGTCGGTATGTTTTTTGATTTGCCAAGCCTCCAAGTACTCAATTTGGCCAAAAATAAAGTTCAAGCTGTAGAAAGAGGCACTTTTGTTAATAACAAACAGTTAGAGGCGATCAGATTAGACGGCAATTTCATATCAGATATCAACGGAGTTTTTTCAACCTTACTCAGTTTGCTTTGGCTCAATCTATCCGAGAATCATTTAGTTTGGTTCGACTACGCTTTTATACCAATTAATCTGAAATGGCTCGACGTGCACGGTAACTTTATTGAACATTTAGGAAATTATTACAAACTCCAAGACGAAATTCACATAAAAACATTAGACGTGAGCCATAACCGCATCGCGGAAATATCGCCCATGGCAATTCCTAACAGCGTGGAGTTACTGTTCATAAACAATAACCACATAAACAGTATTCAAGTGAACACGTTTATGGAGAAGCGTAATCTCACTCGAGTTGATATTTACGCAAATGAGATATCTCATTTAGATATCAACAGCCTCCGGTTGTCCCCGGTCCCCTTGAACAAGTCGTTGCCTGAGTTCTACATCGGAGGAAATCCGTTTAACTGTGATTGCTCCATGGAATGGCTGCCTTTGATAAACAATATGACTGCGATGAGACAGCACCCAAGAATAATGGATCTTGAGAACGTGTTGTGCAAAATGACACACACTAGAGGCGTAACACACGTTCCATTAAGCAACTTAAAGTCAACCGATTTCTTGTGTACATACGAAACTCATTGTTTTACTCTATGCCGCTGCTGTGATTACGTAGCCTGCGATTGCCAAATGACGTGTCCCAATAATTGCTCCTGTTATCACGATCCAACTTGGAATAAAAACGTGGTCGATTGTTCTAGCCAACGTGCAATCGAAATACCAGAGAAAATTCCAATGGACGCAACAGAGGTGTATTTAGACGGCAACGACTTTAAAGAACTACAAAATTATGCATTCATCGGTCGCAAAAATATGAGATCTCTTTATGTTAATTCAAGCGAAGTTGAGAATATACAGAATAGGACGTTCGCTGGTTTATCCTCCCTCATTACGCTGCATCTTGGTAACAATAAACTAAAGCATTTAAACGGCTACGAGTTCGAACATCTGACGCAGCTTAACGAGCTTTACTTACAAGACAATTTTATCAGCCATATAGCGAACTCGACGTTCCTAACTTTGaattcattgaaaatattaagaatAGACGGCAACAGATTAGTTGACTTTAACGTGTGGAGTTTGAATATGAACAGAAATTTAAACGCGCTCACATTAGGCAACAACATGTGGTCGTgcaaatgtaggtatttacaaaagttcaCATCATACATATCTGATAATGTCCCTAAAATAGTTGACATTACAGACGTATGGTGTTGGAATACTGACCCGAAATCCACACAAAAGAAAGAGCTGAATTTGAATGGCACAATATGTAGTGATTATTACGCCGGAGATTCTGTTATAGATAACATGTTGGTCTCAAATTACATGCCTATGATGGTGACTACGCTCTCCGGATTCATGTTGATTATGCTTGTCATCCTTGTGATTTTCTTATTCAGAGACACGATTCGCATATGGCTTTATACAAGCTGCGGCATAAGATTGTTCCCATTCACCGGAGCGTACGACGACACTGATAAATTATACGATGCTTATGTTTGCTACAGCCCTAAAGACGATGATTTTGTTATTCAAACGTTGGCCGCTGAATTGGAAAACGGAAACCCTTCGTATCATCTTTGTTTACACTATAGGGACATACCACAACATAATGTAGCATACATGCAATGCACGTTACCCCTTCCTGAAGCTGCAGAAGCATCAAAGCGCATTATAATCGTACTCACGAGGAATTTCATAGAAACTGAATGGTCGcgtttcgaatttcgccaagcATTGTACGAAATCTTAAAACCTCGAATTTATACCTTAGTAATAATAGAAGAAAGCTCCATATTGCCCGAAGCCGAATGTGATCCCGATTTGCGGCCATATTTGAAAACGAGTTCAAGGATACGATGGGGCCAAAACAAATTCTGGGAAAAGTTGCGTTATGCGATGCCGGATCAGAAATATAAATCTAAATCGTCTACTTACAGAAACAATATCAATTCTTATACGATGAGAAGTGGTATGCAGAACGGTACGATGAGGTCGTTTtccttcacggagaaaatgagAGGGTCCGCGGACGGCGTGAGCACAACGCCGGAGTTTGTGGAAACTCGCCCGCAGCAAGTACAGACGGGGTCCTATGGGCCCGACGGTAGACCGCCTTCAGATCATATTTATTCGTCAATAGATTCTGATTATTCCTCCTTAGAGCTAGGTGCAAACAATCCAAATAGAAGGCGAGAGTTCAGGCACTGGCCGCCGCCCCCGCCACTTATTGACACTCAGTCTTCAGGTCAGGCCTACCTTGTCTAG